The Aphis gossypii isolate Hap1 unplaced genomic scaffold, ASM2018417v2 Contig00618, whole genome shotgun sequence genome has a window encoding:
- the LOC126554822 gene encoding death-associated inhibitor of apoptosis 2-like, translating to MNLQKFSNDFPSLVYLVRNNSYPVHSNYTTFMSRLKTYNSYPSTSCQNKYSLAESGLKYTGVGDIVECFFCELVLQKWSNDDIPWVEHAKWNPKCIFVLLCKGNEFIENVKNEYVKASHVCDCKSKSNDITC from the coding sequence ATGAATTTACAGAAATTTTCCAACGATTTTCCAtctttagtttatttagtaAGAAATAATTCATATCCAGTACATTCAAATTATACCACATTTATGTcaagattaaaaacatataactcATATCCATCTACTTcatgtcaaaataaatattcgttaGCTGAAtctggtttaaaatataccgGTGTAGGTGATATAGTTGAATGTTTTTTCTGTGAACTTGTCTTACAAAAATGGTCAAACGATGATATACCATGGGTCGAACACGCAAAATGGAAtcctaaatgtatatttgtattactatgtaaaggaaatgaatttatagaaaatgtaaaaaacgaATATGTAAAAGCTAGCCATGTTTGTGATTGTAAGTCTAAATCAAATGATATTACTTGTTAG